From one Paeniglutamicibacter psychrophenolicus genomic stretch:
- the mptB gene encoding polyprenol phosphomannose-dependent alpha 1,6 mannosyltransferase MptB has product MNHVRSSAETKPRAGRGPHLSPLIQGTIGSVMILLGSYAIGWLASASPLNRYPLLIAIRTEYSGVITGTVVLTLGCWILFRAWLRLGQQLAGWPEGSLAVVKKAVWAWSIPMLAALPIFSRDVFAYIGQGRLVAAGQDPYVDGISTLNNWFQLGADITWAESETPYGPLYLNVEYWVNRLVGTSPDASVLLFRLVAFLGVILCMVYVPKIAALHKVSGAKATWISVANPLFLISFVASAHNDSLMIGLALAGTYYAATRRGVLGVVLIAASIGVKPITLVLLPFIGLLWAGSGASWGRKIRYWVYTAGLVGIIMAIIGWANGYGFGWLTVMLGTGTGAVVFAPVGALNSVLSGALATIGLPTDWLLPILKLIGRLASVGLVLVLIFKGKHSHLIQRMALAFSALVVLSPIIQPWYILWLLPFFAVTGIRDDWQLLWVYFTTAFFIAFGAADQIFIWQFLSGLDPWVKHLSTGISWAAMAYLAFGDPRTKPLFAATLPARLRRGTGPVHRDPEVPTT; this is encoded by the coding sequence CCGTTACCCGCTGCTGATCGCGATCCGGACCGAGTACTCCGGGGTCATCACCGGCACCGTCGTGCTGACCCTGGGCTGCTGGATACTGTTCCGCGCCTGGCTGCGGCTGGGCCAGCAACTGGCCGGCTGGCCCGAGGGATCCCTGGCCGTGGTGAAGAAGGCGGTCTGGGCCTGGAGCATCCCGATGCTGGCCGCGCTGCCGATCTTCTCCCGCGACGTCTTCGCCTACATCGGCCAGGGCCGGCTGGTGGCCGCCGGGCAAGACCCCTACGTCGATGGCATCTCCACGCTGAACAACTGGTTCCAGCTGGGCGCGGACATCACCTGGGCCGAATCCGAGACCCCGTACGGCCCGCTCTACCTGAACGTGGAGTACTGGGTGAACCGGCTGGTGGGCACGAGCCCCGATGCCTCGGTGCTGCTCTTCCGCCTGGTCGCCTTCCTCGGGGTGATCCTGTGCATGGTCTACGTGCCCAAGATCGCCGCGCTGCACAAGGTCTCCGGCGCCAAGGCCACCTGGATCTCGGTGGCCAACCCGCTGTTCCTGATCAGCTTCGTGGCTTCCGCGCACAACGACTCGCTGATGATCGGCCTGGCCCTGGCCGGGACCTACTACGCGGCCACGCGCCGCGGGGTGCTCGGGGTGGTGCTGATTGCCGCGTCCATCGGCGTCAAGCCCATCACGCTGGTGCTGCTGCCGTTCATCGGGCTGCTCTGGGCCGGATCCGGGGCAAGCTGGGGACGCAAGATCCGTTACTGGGTGTACACCGCCGGGTTGGTGGGAATCATCATGGCGATCATCGGCTGGGCCAACGGGTATGGCTTCGGCTGGCTGACGGTGATGCTGGGCACCGGCACCGGCGCCGTCGTCTTCGCCCCGGTGGGGGCATTGAACTCCGTGCTCTCGGGCGCGCTGGCGACCATCGGGCTGCCCACCGACTGGCTGCTGCCGATCCTCAAGCTCATCGGCCGGCTCGCCTCGGTGGGGCTGGTGCTGGTACTGATCTTCAAGGGCAAGCACTCGCACCTCATCCAGCGCATGGCCCTGGCCTTCTCCGCGCTGGTGGTTCTCTCGCCGATCATCCAGCCCTGGTACATCCTGTGGCTGCTGCCCTTCTTCGCCGTGACGGGGATCCGGGACGACTGGCAGCTGCTCTGGGTCTACTTCACCACCGCGTTCTTCATCGCCTTCGGCGCCGCGGACCAGATCTTCATCTGGCAGTTCCTCTCCGGCCTCGACCCCTGGGTCAAGCACCTGTCCACGGGGATCTCGTGGGCCGCGATGGCCTACCTGGCATTCGGCGACCCGCGCACCAAGCCGCTTTTTGCCGCGACGCTGCCGGCCCGGCTGCGCCGCGGAACCGGGCCGGTGCACCGCGACCCCGAGGTGCCAACGACGTGA
- a CDS encoding glycosyltransferase family 87 protein, whose product MQPVKNLFNAREATRPVIIGLLVLTIIGAGLAVLTKQWCRINGWPDAEQHLHMCYSDFTQLFGTRGMADKLFPYFTGLPAEQALEYPVLLAIIAGLTAMVIPGIGFSPERQLAYFDVNSALSFICWAVVVLAVAYAAKHRSRDAIMVALAPGIILTSQLNWDLWAVMLAMCGLLAFSRKHIVLAGVLLGLGAAAKLYPFFLFGAILVLCWRTGRMRHFWVSLASGIVAWLAVNVPFMITAFDEWSRFYTFSGDRPAGNSSMWLAFVWTGMDGSTMSYLSNGLFGIACLGIAWLGLSAKRRPRLAQLAFLIVAAFLLFGKVYSPQFVMWLIPLYVLARPKWREFLVWQGIEVFHWVFVWLWSAKWVSGLEYFGGSWAIEILYGIGIVAHMAMLVYICVKIIGDIRNPDRDVVRADGSDDPLAGDLENLPDKFVLGRRARSEP is encoded by the coding sequence ATGCAACCGGTCAAGAACCTGTTCAACGCCCGCGAGGCAACCCGTCCGGTCATCATCGGGCTGCTGGTGCTGACCATCATCGGCGCCGGGCTGGCGGTGCTCACCAAGCAATGGTGCCGCATCAACGGCTGGCCCGACGCCGAACAGCACCTGCACATGTGCTACTCGGACTTCACCCAGCTCTTCGGCACCCGCGGCATGGCCGACAAGCTCTTCCCCTACTTCACCGGGCTGCCGGCCGAGCAGGCCCTGGAATACCCGGTGTTGCTGGCGATCATCGCCGGGCTCACCGCCATGGTGATCCCCGGCATCGGATTCAGCCCCGAGCGCCAGCTGGCCTACTTCGATGTGAACTCGGCCCTGTCCTTCATCTGCTGGGCGGTGGTGGTTCTCGCCGTCGCCTATGCCGCCAAGCACCGCAGCCGCGATGCCATCATGGTGGCACTGGCCCCGGGCATCATCCTGACCAGCCAGCTGAACTGGGATTTGTGGGCGGTGATGCTGGCGATGTGCGGCCTGCTGGCGTTCTCCCGCAAGCACATCGTGCTGGCCGGGGTGCTGCTGGGCCTGGGCGCGGCGGCAAAGCTCTACCCGTTCTTCCTCTTCGGGGCGATCCTGGTGCTGTGCTGGCGCACCGGGCGCATGCGCCACTTCTGGGTCTCGCTGGCCTCGGGCATCGTCGCCTGGCTGGCGGTCAACGTGCCGTTCATGATCACCGCGTTCGACGAATGGAGCAGGTTCTACACCTTCTCCGGGGACCGCCCCGCGGGGAACTCCTCGATGTGGCTGGCGTTCGTGTGGACCGGGATGGACGGTTCGACCATGTCCTACCTGTCCAACGGCCTCTTCGGGATCGCCTGCCTGGGCATCGCCTGGCTGGGGCTCAGTGCCAAGCGCCGCCCGCGCCTGGCACAGCTGGCGTTTTTGATCGTTGCCGCGTTCCTGCTCTTCGGCAAGGTCTACTCGCCGCAGTTCGTGATGTGGCTGATCCCGCTCTATGTGCTGGCCCGTCCCAAGTGGCGCGAGTTCCTGGTGTGGCAGGGGATCGAGGTGTTCCACTGGGTGTTCGTCTGGCTCTGGAGCGCGAAGTGGGTTTCCGGGCTGGAGTACTTCGGCGGCAGCTGGGCCATCGAGATCCTGTACGGGATCGGGATCGTGGCGCACATGGCGATGCTGGTGTACATCTGCGTGAAGATCATCGGGGACATCCGCAACCCGGACCGGGACGTGGTGAGGGCCGATGGCTCCGACGACCCGCTGGCCGGGGACCTGGAAAACCTTCCGGACAAGTTCGTGCTCGGACGCAGGGCCCGATCCGAACCTTGA
- a CDS encoding DUF2079 domain-containing protein produces MPNNTPASVSRAQKLQLGTAMALAGVLYVAHSFLRFANFESRGYDLGIFDQAARQYSMFKAPIVPIKGVDFNLLGDHFHPILVLLAPFYWIWNDPRMLSIVLALLLVSSAIPVYLFTRPRFGHLGALLTASAMLLWWPFQAIVNWEFHEVAFGVPIMAWIIWGFDRGRYWLVVGLASSLLLVREDMGITMVAVGIVLLFHKQWAKAALTAVLGLGGYVAVTSYLIPLFSPAGEFTYWQYTALGASAGAAIVFLLTHPFQSIAILFNHQLKVALWLLSFVPLALLPLASPYVILGAPLLLSRLFNDRLNTWAPVYQYDAIMAPILILSAVHVLGKLIQRHGWTRIKVIAPAWLLLFSLVGTLFFHSVFPLGRTLTGANWAPGTLVAAKERAVEMIPDGVCVEAADTLVPHLTTRTYVGMMGDIGTDLSSWMIIDFNEQELGGWDPLNPPQALERAHALGFTQVAPIDHGLLVLHRDIPVNPVCSDYLKR; encoded by the coding sequence ATGCCCAACAACACCCCCGCATCCGTGAGCCGCGCCCAGAAACTTCAACTGGGCACGGCCATGGCCCTGGCGGGGGTGTTGTACGTTGCGCACTCCTTCCTGCGCTTCGCCAACTTCGAGTCCCGCGGCTACGACCTGGGCATCTTCGACCAGGCAGCGCGGCAGTATTCCATGTTCAAGGCACCGATCGTGCCGATCAAGGGCGTGGACTTCAACCTGCTGGGCGACCACTTCCACCCGATCCTGGTGCTGCTGGCACCGTTCTACTGGATCTGGAACGACCCGCGGATGCTTTCCATCGTGCTGGCGCTGCTGCTGGTCTCCTCCGCGATCCCGGTCTACCTGTTCACCCGCCCGCGCTTCGGGCACCTCGGGGCGCTGCTTACCGCCTCCGCGATGCTGCTCTGGTGGCCGTTCCAGGCCATCGTGAACTGGGAGTTCCACGAGGTCGCCTTCGGCGTGCCGATCATGGCCTGGATCATCTGGGGCTTCGACCGCGGCCGCTATTGGCTGGTCGTCGGGCTGGCCAGCTCGCTGCTGCTGGTGCGCGAGGACATGGGCATCACCATGGTTGCGGTGGGCATCGTCCTGCTCTTCCACAAGCAGTGGGCCAAGGCGGCGCTGACGGCAGTGCTCGGGCTTGGTGGCTATGTGGCGGTCACCAGCTACCTGATCCCGCTCTTCTCCCCCGCCGGCGAATTCACCTACTGGCAGTACACCGCCCTGGGCGCCAGCGCCGGGGCGGCCATCGTCTTCCTTCTCACCCACCCGTTCCAGTCGATCGCGATCCTGTTCAACCACCAGCTCAAGGTGGCGTTGTGGCTGCTGAGCTTCGTGCCGCTGGCACTGCTGCCGCTGGCCTCGCCGTATGTGATCCTGGGTGCCCCGCTGCTACTGAGCCGGTTGTTCAACGACCGGCTGAACACCTGGGCCCCGGTGTACCAGTACGACGCCATCATGGCCCCGATCCTGATCCTCTCGGCCGTGCACGTGCTGGGCAAGCTCATCCAGCGCCACGGCTGGACCCGGATCAAGGTCATCGCGCCGGCCTGGCTGCTGCTCTTCTCGCTGGTCGGCACGCTGTTCTTCCACTCGGTCTTCCCGCTGGGGCGCACGCTGACCGGGGCCAACTGGGCTCCGGGCACGCTGGTCGCCGCCAAGGAACGCGCCGTGGAAATGATCCCCGACGGCGTGTGCGTCGAGGCCGCCGACACCTTGGTTCCGCACCTGACCACCCGCACCTATGTGGGGATGATGGGCGACATCGGCACCGATTTGTCCAGCTGGATGATCATCGATTTCAACGAGCAGGAGCTTGGCGGCTGGGACCCGCTGAACCCGCCCCAGGCCCTGGAGCGCGCACATGCCCTGGGCTTCACCCAGGTCGCACCGATCGACCACGGGCTGCTGGTGCTGCACCGCGACATCCCGGTGAACCCCGTCTGCTCGGACTACCTCAAGCGCTGA
- the mptB gene encoding polyprenol phosphomannose-dependent alpha 1,6 mannosyltransferase MptB, which produces MSPAPRPASPPAPGRRFVRATRALETLRQRSSRVPGLRHLTGGGENSPDIAIAQGLLASIMVMVGSWGVGWIPSSQESLLARAKVLLPLRVEMLGVIICTLLLGLGSMLLFRAWLRLRQRAQADGANPVAVISKSIWVWSIPLLFSFPILSKDVYSYLGQGRLMHAGLSPYTDWVSQLPGWFAQGSDSLWAESTSPYGPLFLMYARFVYFVSGGVPEYGVALMRLVAVAGVALCAWAVVALARATGRDAAWPLWISVANPLFLLNMVGGVHNDGLMIGGVLLGFLLVLRKRHLAGILAASAAIAIKPIVVLVLPFLGLAMVAANAPLVTKVRAWAYTGSVAGSVMALLGWASGLWFGWIPAMAGAGSAAFPYAPVGLLGMLVGWIGSLAGGDLQFIAGIVFTVFRMASLAIVFWLAIRRPAGPPLLYAGYSLGAAVVLAPIIQPWYLLWLIPFFALSRRYPVNWERALYILCLLVLLSGVVDQLSIGQWFSLLAVRLFAAATTLAYMAYLVFIDPKTAAIFGADRRRPLRAGQ; this is translated from the coding sequence GTGAGCCCCGCCCCGCGCCCGGCATCCCCGCCGGCACCCGGCCGCCGCTTCGTGCGCGCCACCCGCGCACTGGAGACGCTGCGCCAGCGCAGCTCCCGGGTCCCGGGGCTGCGCCACCTCACCGGCGGCGGGGAGAACTCCCCGGACATCGCCATCGCCCAGGGGCTGCTCGCCTCCATCATGGTGATGGTCGGGTCCTGGGGCGTGGGCTGGATCCCCAGCTCGCAGGAGTCCCTGCTGGCCCGGGCGAAGGTGCTGCTGCCGCTGCGCGTGGAAATGCTCGGGGTCATCATCTGCACGCTGCTGCTGGGGCTGGGCTCGATGCTGCTCTTCCGCGCCTGGCTGCGGCTGCGCCAGCGCGCCCAGGCCGATGGTGCCAACCCGGTGGCGGTGATATCCAAGTCCATCTGGGTCTGGTCGATCCCGCTGCTGTTCTCCTTCCCGATCCTGTCCAAGGACGTGTACTCCTACCTGGGCCAGGGCCGGCTCATGCATGCCGGGCTCTCGCCCTACACCGACTGGGTCTCCCAGCTGCCGGGCTGGTTCGCGCAGGGCTCGGACTCGCTGTGGGCCGAATCCACCTCGCCCTACGGGCCGCTGTTCTTGATGTACGCCCGGTTCGTGTACTTCGTCTCCGGAGGGGTGCCCGAGTACGGGGTGGCGCTGATGCGCCTGGTGGCGGTGGCCGGCGTTGCCCTGTGCGCCTGGGCCGTGGTGGCGCTGGCCCGGGCCACGGGCCGGGATGCGGCTTGGCCGCTGTGGATCTCGGTGGCCAACCCGCTGTTCCTGCTGAACATGGTCGGCGGGGTCCACAACGACGGACTGATGATCGGCGGGGTGCTGCTCGGGTTCCTGCTGGTGCTGCGCAAGCGCCACCTGGCCGGCATCCTTGCGGCCAGCGCCGCAATCGCGATCAAGCCCATCGTGGTGCTGGTGCTGCCGTTCCTGGGCCTGGCCATGGTGGCGGCCAACGCGCCCCTTGTTACGAAGGTCCGCGCCTGGGCGTACACCGGGTCCGTGGCCGGGTCCGTGATGGCGCTGCTGGGGTGGGCGTCGGGACTCTGGTTCGGCTGGATCCCGGCGATGGCCGGCGCCGGCTCGGCGGCCTTCCCCTACGCGCCGGTGGGGCTGCTGGGCATGCTCGTGGGCTGGATCGGCTCGCTCGCCGGGGGAGATTTGCAGTTCATCGCCGGGATCGTCTTCACGGTCTTCCGCATGGCCTCCCTGGCAATCGTCTTCTGGCTGGCGATCCGCCGGCCGGCCGGACCCCCGCTGCTCTATGCCGGATATTCCCTGGGCGCCGCGGTGGTGCTGGCCCCCATCATCCAGCCCTGGTACCTGCTGTGGCTGATCCCCTTCTTCGCGCTGTCCCGCCGCTACCCGGTGAACTGGGAGCGCGCCCTGTACATCCTGTGCCTGCTGGTGCTGCTCTCCGGCGTGGTTGACCAGCTGTCCATCGGCCAGTGGTTCTCGCTGCTGGCGGTACGCCTCTTTGCCGCCGCCACCACCCTGGCCTACATGGCCTACCTGGTGTTCATCGACCCGAAGACGGCCGCCATTTTCGGTGCCGACAGGCGCCGGCCGCTGCGTGCAGGGCAATAA